The following coding sequences lie in one Mus musculus strain C57BL/6J chromosome 11, GRCm38.p6 C57BL/6J genomic window:
- the Tefm gene encoding transcription elongation factor, mitochondrial, with the protein MAWRTNLACLIKAGGRRWFPVPEYSSLPPVLNNTCSVRKSTAPEKRVASVAACDTDGKEPGNPLDRLFSLEQQASILQVLNTASDKELEAFRLLRGRKSVNIVEHRKKFGPFQRLENLIDVPLIQYKTAVEVCNSILCPENRRRKKSQEKWLLRKFIKPGVEQERLKAVKSIVSIVFGTRRIAWAHLDRRPTVLDWQQTECWKLTNKTYPTSFYLEEISSVISKIPKADLYILEKSGLSIQNTSLLPILLHFLITEAMLYALLNKTFAEDGQHRVLSINRNAVGKHFDLMIGDTRTSGRELVKQFLSESVLKERPRVFFPQDLLVQYRQKVVKSSYRIEELYDSLLQAVAFYELVFGKDSELKC; encoded by the exons ATGGCTTGGAGGACAAACCTTGCTTGCCTCATCAAGGCCGGAG GGAGGAGATGGTTTCCAGTCCCAGAGTACTCATCCCTGCCTCCAGTCCTAAATAACACCTGCTCTGTGAGGAAATCCACTGCACCTGAGAAACGTGTTGCCAGTGTTGCTGCTTGTGATACAGATGGAAAGGAGCCCGGGAATCCATTGGACAGGCTCTTCTCCCTGGAGCAGCAGGCTTCTATCTTACAAGTGCTGAATACAGCTTCTGATAAAGAACTGGAAGCTTTCAGGTTGCTTCGAGGAAGGAAGTCCGTCAATATTGTAGAACACAGAAAGAAGTTTGGGCCGTTTCAGAGGTTGGAGAATTTGATAGACGTGCCCTTGATCCAATATAAAACTGCTGTTGAAGTTTGTAACTCCATTCTCTGTCCGGAGAACAGACGGAGGAAAAAGTCACAGGAGAAGTGGCTGCTGAGAAAGTTCATCAAGCCAGGTGTAGAGCAAGAGAGACTTAAG GCAGTTAAGAGTATCGTATCTATTGTTTTTGGTACTCGAAGAATTGCATGGGCTCACCTTGACCGGAGACCGACTGTGCTGGACTGGCAGCAGACTGAGTGCTGGAAATTAACTAACAAAACATACCCAACGTCCTTTTATCTGGAAGAG atttcttcagTCATTTCAAAGATACCTAAAGCAGATCTCTACATTTTGGAAAAATCAGGACTTTCCATTCAGAACACATCTCTGCTTCCTATACTGTTACACTTTCTTATCACGGAAGCCATGCTGTATGCCttactcaacaaaacttttgCCGAGGATGGCCAGCACCGCGTGCTGAGCATAAATCGAAATGCGGTGGGCAAGCACTTTGACCTGATGATCGGCGACACGAGGACGAGTGGGAGGGAGCTAGTGAAGCAGTTCCTCTCTGAGTCTGTGCTGAAGGAGCGGCCTCGGGTGTTCTTCCCACAGGACCTCTTAGTGCAGTACAGACAGAAGGTTGTCAAGAGCTCATACCGGATTGAAGAGTTGTATGACTCATTATTACAAGCTGTTGCTTTTTATGAGTTAGTTTTTGGCAAAGACTCAGAGCTCAAATGTTAA
- the Tefm gene encoding transcription elongation factor, mitochondrial isoform X1 produces the protein MAWRTNLACLIKAGGRRWFPVPEYSSLPPVLNNTCSVRKSTAPEKRVASVAACDTDGKEPGNPLDRLFSLEQQASILQVLNTASDKELEAFRLLRGRKSVNIVEHRKKFGPFQRLENLIDVPLIQYKTAVEVCNSILCPENRRRKKSQEKWLLRKFIKPGVEQERLKVQSPLTTTLWELTLESKAPFPVAVKSIVSIVFGTRRIAWAHLDRRPTVLDWQQTECWKLTNKTYPTSFYLEEISSVISKIPKADLYILEKSGLSIQNTSLLPILLHFLITEAMLYALLNKTFAEDGQHRVLSINRNAVGKHFDLMIGDTRTSGRELVKQFLSESVLKERPRVFFPQDLLVQYRQKVVKSSYRIEELYDSLLQAVAFYELVFGKDSELKC, from the exons ATGGCTTGGAGGACAAACCTTGCTTGCCTCATCAAGGCCGGAG GGAGGAGATGGTTTCCAGTCCCAGAGTACTCATCCCTGCCTCCAGTCCTAAATAACACCTGCTCTGTGAGGAAATCCACTGCACCTGAGAAACGTGTTGCCAGTGTTGCTGCTTGTGATACAGATGGAAAGGAGCCCGGGAATCCATTGGACAGGCTCTTCTCCCTGGAGCAGCAGGCTTCTATCTTACAAGTGCTGAATACAGCTTCTGATAAAGAACTGGAAGCTTTCAGGTTGCTTCGAGGAAGGAAGTCCGTCAATATTGTAGAACACAGAAAGAAGTTTGGGCCGTTTCAGAGGTTGGAGAATTTGATAGACGTGCCCTTGATCCAATATAAAACTGCTGTTGAAGTTTGTAACTCCATTCTCTGTCCGGAGAACAGACGGAGGAAAAAGTCACAGGAGAAGTGGCTGCTGAGAAAGTTCATCAAGCCAGGTGTAGAGCAAGAGAGACTTAAGGTACAGTCTCCCCTGACCACCACCCTTTGGGAACTTACTCTGGAAAGCAAAGCACCGTTCCCAGTG GCAGTTAAGAGTATCGTATCTATTGTTTTTGGTACTCGAAGAATTGCATGGGCTCACCTTGACCGGAGACCGACTGTGCTGGACTGGCAGCAGACTGAGTGCTGGAAATTAACTAACAAAACATACCCAACGTCCTTTTATCTGGAAGAG atttcttcagTCATTTCAAAGATACCTAAAGCAGATCTCTACATTTTGGAAAAATCAGGACTTTCCATTCAGAACACATCTCTGCTTCCTATACTGTTACACTTTCTTATCACGGAAGCCATGCTGTATGCCttactcaacaaaacttttgCCGAGGATGGCCAGCACCGCGTGCTGAGCATAAATCGAAATGCGGTGGGCAAGCACTTTGACCTGATGATCGGCGACACGAGGACGAGTGGGAGGGAGCTAGTGAAGCAGTTCCTCTCTGAGTCTGTGCTGAAGGAGCGGCCTCGGGTGTTCTTCCCACAGGACCTCTTAGTGCAGTACAGACAGAAGGTTGTCAAGAGCTCATACCGGATTGAAGAGTTGTATGACTCATTATTACAAGCTGTTGCTTTTTATGAGTTAGTTTTTGGCAAAGACTCAGAGCTCAAATGTTAA
- the Tefm gene encoding transcription elongation factor, mitochondrial isoform X2: MLYALLNKTFAEDGQHRVLSINRNAVGKHFDLMIGDTRTSGRELVKQFLSESVLKERPRVFFPQDLLVQYRQKVVKSSYRIEELYDSLLQAVAFYELVFGKDSELKC; the protein is encoded by the coding sequence ATGCTGTATGCCttactcaacaaaacttttgCCGAGGATGGCCAGCACCGCGTGCTGAGCATAAATCGAAATGCGGTGGGCAAGCACTTTGACCTGATGATCGGCGACACGAGGACGAGTGGGAGGGAGCTAGTGAAGCAGTTCCTCTCTGAGTCTGTGCTGAAGGAGCGGCCTCGGGTGTTCTTCCCACAGGACCTCTTAGTGCAGTACAGACAGAAGGTTGTCAAGAGCTCATACCGGATTGAAGAGTTGTATGACTCATTATTACAAGCTGTTGCTTTTTATGAGTTAGTTTTTGGCAAAGACTCAGAGCTCAAATGTTAA